The following coding sequences lie in one Flagellimonas eckloniae genomic window:
- a CDS encoding FG-GAP-like repeat-containing protein — protein sequence MKFLLTIFSVGMFFGCVNVDHKNTQTSGKTTENKIFTKLESKTTGITFKNQLVENDTLNYFTYPYIYMGGGVSAGDINNDGLTDLFFTGNTVTNKLYLNHGDLVFKDITLESGMGGDQRWYTGTTMADVNGDGLLDIYCLVAGQSGNKQNQLFINQGDNTFKEMAVDFGLNDAGNSVDATFFDFDQDGDLDVYVANYPITPFEYNSFHYKMRMDRVTDLETDNLYRNDGGHFTKITESSGVKLYSLSLSVTASDLNEDGWTDLYVSNDFGTPDCLYINQKDGTFKDEIKNATAHTSFYGMGVDIADFNNDGFLDIVQMDMDAASNRRSKANMASMNPELFANIERVGFQYQYMQNTLQINTGFEHQGIPKFKDISRLAGISSTDWSWAPLLADFDNDGYKDLFVSNGTRREINNKDYFENLKGEKKHKDSLLDKSLRIPSEPIDNYVFKNNGDLTFSKSNKEWGIEDKGFSNGAVYADLDNDGDLELVTNNIDSEVSIFENHSSDTNNHITLSLKGESKNQYGLGAKVHLYYDETHQVQEVTLSRGFQSSVAPKLHFGLGKDEVVDSLIVIWPNQKIQKLTEVGANSSLVLDFEEAKNTIDGRMASKGNHLFQSNPDTLALYKHKENTYDDFKNEILLPHKTSQFGPGLAVGDLNGDGLEDFYIGAASKYPGGMFFQTPDGSFEQQKLKILLEDRNHEDIGSHIFDADNDGDNDLYIVSGGNEFGPNSPMLQDRLYINQGNGSFTKGANALPKIFISGSRVYDCDFDKDGDQDLFIGGRLMPGNYPYPASSYILENISTSGFPKFINVTQKIAPEFDRLGLVTSAQWLDFDNDGWKDLAITGEWMKVRLFKNTGTTFKEITEEVGLSNTTGWWFSLKADDIDNDGDIDLVAGNLGDNYKYKANGNETFDVFLNDFDGNRTNDIVLSYYNEGEQYPVRGRECSSQQIPSIKEKFKNYDAFSKATLLDVYEEKKLEGSIHYKVSSFKSAVFVNENGKFIRNDLPIRAQIAPANQILIADFDLDGTKDIVLGGNLYASEVETPRADAGHGTFLKGTENKDFQALAPKETGLYMDGDVKDLSVISIKGKQYILIAKNNDFLKFIAVENKVAF from the coding sequence ATGAAATTTTTACTGACAATTTTCAGTGTAGGTATGTTTTTTGGCTGTGTCAATGTTGACCATAAAAACACTCAAACTTCTGGTAAAACCACAGAAAACAAAATTTTCACAAAACTAGAATCCAAAACCACGGGGATAACCTTTAAGAATCAACTTGTAGAAAACGACACCCTAAACTATTTTACCTATCCCTATATATACATGGGAGGTGGGGTCTCTGCCGGGGATATCAATAATGATGGTCTAACCGATCTTTTTTTTACGGGCAATACGGTGACTAACAAACTTTACCTTAACCATGGAGACTTGGTGTTCAAGGACATTACTTTGGAATCCGGTATGGGAGGAGATCAAAGATGGTATACGGGAACAACAATGGCAGACGTAAATGGAGATGGACTATTGGATATTTATTGTTTGGTGGCCGGCCAGTCCGGAAACAAACAAAACCAACTTTTTATTAATCAGGGAGACAATACTTTTAAGGAAATGGCAGTTGATTTTGGATTAAATGATGCTGGAAATAGTGTTGATGCTACTTTTTTTGATTTTGATCAAGATGGGGATTTGGATGTGTATGTCGCCAATTACCCTATAACCCCATTTGAATATAATAGCTTTCATTACAAAATGCGAATGGATAGGGTTACAGATTTAGAAACCGATAATCTGTATAGAAATGACGGTGGGCATTTTACAAAAATCACGGAATCTTCAGGTGTTAAACTATATAGTCTTTCCTTGAGCGTTACGGCTTCAGATCTTAACGAAGATGGTTGGACGGATCTGTATGTATCAAATGATTTTGGCACACCTGATTGTCTGTACATCAATCAAAAAGATGGAACCTTTAAGGACGAGATAAAAAACGCAACCGCGCATACCTCATTTTATGGAATGGGAGTAGATATTGCCGATTTTAATAACGATGGTTTCCTGGATATTGTCCAAATGGATATGGATGCCGCATCAAACCGAAGGTCAAAGGCAAATATGGCCAGTATGAACCCGGAATTATTTGCAAATATTGAACGTGTGGGATTTCAATACCAATACATGCAGAACACGCTACAAATAAACACGGGGTTTGAACACCAAGGCATTCCAAAATTTAAGGATATTTCCAGACTTGCCGGTATTTCATCCACAGATTGGAGCTGGGCTCCTTTATTGGCCGATTTTGATAATGATGGTTATAAGGACCTATTCGTATCCAATGGCACCCGCAGGGAAATTAACAATAAAGATTACTTTGAAAATCTAAAAGGAGAAAAAAAGCATAAGGATAGTTTATTGGACAAGAGTCTCCGTATTCCATCTGAACCAATTGATAATTACGTTTTTAAAAACAATGGAGATCTTACCTTTTCAAAAAGCAATAAGGAATGGGGAATTGAGGACAAAGGTTTTTCAAACGGGGCAGTGTATGCGGATTTGGACAATGATGGTGATTTGGAATTGGTTACAAATAATATAGATAGTGAAGTCTCTATTTTTGAAAACCATAGCTCTGATACCAACAATCATATTACCTTAAGCTTAAAGGGTGAATCAAAAAATCAATATGGTTTGGGGGCAAAGGTTCACTTATATTATGATGAAACACATCAGGTTCAAGAAGTCACTTTGAGTCGAGGTTTCCAATCCTCAGTAGCGCCAAAACTACATTTTGGGCTGGGTAAAGATGAGGTGGTTGACAGTCTTATCGTAATATGGCCCAATCAAAAGATACAGAAATTAACAGAGGTGGGGGCTAACTCTAGCTTGGTGTTGGATTTTGAAGAGGCAAAGAATACAATTGATGGGCGAATGGCAAGTAAGGGTAACCATCTGTTCCAAAGTAACCCAGATACCTTGGCACTCTATAAGCATAAGGAGAACACCTACGATGATTTTAAAAACGAAATTCTTCTACCGCATAAAACTTCCCAATTTGGCCCCGGTTTGGCAGTTGGTGACTTAAATGGCGATGGCTTGGAAGATTTCTATATCGGAGCAGCATCAAAATATCCAGGGGGAATGTTCTTCCAGACGCCAGATGGTTCTTTTGAACAACAAAAATTAAAGATTTTATTGGAAGATAGAAATCACGAAGACATTGGCTCTCACATTTTTGACGCTGATAATGATGGCGACAATGATCTCTATATTGTAAGCGGAGGGAATGAGTTTGGTCCAAATTCGCCAATGCTTCAAGACAGGCTTTACATCAATCAAGGAAATGGTAGTTTTACTAAAGGTGCAAATGCACTGCCCAAGATATTTATTAGTGGTAGTAGGGTATACGATTGTGATTTTGACAAAGATGGGGATCAAGATTTATTTATAGGAGGAAGATTGATGCCTGGAAACTACCCTTACCCAGCATCAAGCTATATTCTTGAAAATATAAGCACATCCGGTTTTCCCAAATTTATTAATGTAACGCAGAAAATTGCCCCTGAATTTGATAGATTGGGATTGGTAACATCGGCACAATGGCTGGACTTCGATAATGACGGTTGGAAAGATTTGGCTATTACCGGAGAGTGGATGAAAGTTAGGCTTTTCAAAAATACAGGAACAACCTTTAAAGAAATTACGGAAGAGGTTGGTTTATCCAATACCACAGGCTGGTGGTTCAGCCTTAAAGCTGATGATATTGATAATGATGGCGATATAGATTTAGTCGCGGGCAATCTTGGGGATAACTACAAGTATAAGGCCAATGGCAATGAAACTTTCGATGTTTTTTTAAATGATTTTGATGGAAATAGAACCAACGATATTGTTTTGAGTTATTACAATGAAGGAGAGCAATACCCGGTAAGAGGAAGGGAATGCTCTTCGCAACAAATACCATCAATCAAAGAAAAATTCAAAAATTATGATGCTTTTTCCAAAGCTACTTTGTTGGATGTATATGAGGAAAAAAAATTGGAGGGCAGTATTCACTATAAAGTTTCATCTTTTAAAAGTGCGGTTTTCGTGAATGAAAATGGAAAGTTCATAAGGAATGATTTACCGATAAGGGCCCAAATAGCACCGGCAAACCAAATTTTGATTGCAGATTTTGATTTAGATGGCACAAAGGATATCGTTCTTGGGGGTAATCTATATGCTTCCGAAGTAGAAACACCCAGGGCAGATGCAGGACATGGAACATTTTTAAAAGGAACCGAAAACAAAGATTTCCAAGCACTTGCCCCAAAAGAAACCGGACTTTATATGGATGGGGATGTTAAGGACTTATCGGTAATTTCAATAAAAGGAAAGCAATATATTCTAATCGCAAAAAACAACGATTTTTTAAAATTTATTGCAGTAGAAAATAAAGTGGCATTTTAG
- a CDS encoding RagB/SusD family nutrient uptake outer membrane protein: MKRISNYFLKSIPLSLMLLFVACDDEVPVENTNALNPEIFFESLAQVEAAVNASYNQFQVLYQRNGYIFPDAMSDEVVSSGDPNFAPFNRFELNATLGGIAQYWTACFNGVGACNFVIGNEERMRTNTATNDFSQADVDDALGQAYFLRALYYFHLVKRFGGVPLKTDLATALDDTPRATADAVYGQIIADLQLSTQLTFPKGTTEVGRVTREAAFGLLGKVYLHREMYTEAQQAFNNINNHSLLPLENYRDNFSETGEHNDESMFEIGYNGEVGTESERWAQTGVGTSEVTFHSQEYAGWGNARPSSKVIAEFEDDDPRFDIAILEDGTSYGPGDAFEFPCPGCGGGPVWYKFSQLYDEESVSENSSVNVRIMRYADIILMQAEVELNLGNNTGAVDLLNQIRDRAEMPRYGTATMDARGYPVNTTEQIFDAIVHERFVELCAEQVRFDDLIRWNLDDQELSIFPDQNFNNPDESLRTVRVYDPTVHRVMPIPQNEIDSNTEIGQGDQNPGY, encoded by the coding sequence ATGAAAAGAATCAGTAATTATTTTTTAAAGAGCATACCACTGTCTTTAATGTTATTGTTTGTGGCTTGCGATGATGAAGTTCCTGTTGAAAACACAAATGCTTTGAATCCCGAAATCTTTTTCGAATCCTTGGCTCAGGTGGAAGCAGCAGTTAATGCGTCATATAATCAATTCCAAGTTCTCTATCAACGTAATGGATATATTTTTCCAGATGCCATGTCAGATGAAGTGGTTTCCAGTGGCGATCCAAATTTCGCACCCTTCAATAGGTTTGAGTTAAACGCAACTCTTGGAGGTATTGCGCAGTACTGGACGGCATGTTTTAACGGTGTTGGTGCCTGCAATTTTGTAATTGGTAATGAAGAAAGGATGAGAACCAATACGGCAACAAATGATTTCTCGCAAGCAGATGTCGATGATGCTTTGGGACAAGCTTATTTCCTTAGAGCACTCTATTATTTCCATTTGGTAAAACGATTTGGAGGAGTACCACTGAAAACAGATTTGGCGACTGCGCTTGATGATACACCTAGAGCAACGGCTGATGCAGTTTATGGGCAAATCATAGCCGATTTACAATTATCTACCCAGCTTACTTTTCCTAAAGGAACTACAGAAGTAGGGCGAGTTACTAGGGAGGCAGCTTTTGGTTTGTTGGGCAAAGTGTATTTGCATAGGGAAATGTATACTGAAGCGCAACAGGCATTTAACAACATAAACAATCATAGCTTACTTCCTTTGGAAAATTATAGGGATAACTTTAGCGAAACTGGCGAGCATAATGATGAATCTATGTTTGAAATAGGATATAATGGTGAAGTAGGAACGGAGTCAGAACGTTGGGCACAAACAGGAGTGGGAACGTCAGAAGTAACATTTCACTCTCAAGAATATGCGGGATGGGGCAACGCTAGACCTTCTTCCAAGGTAATTGCCGAATTTGAAGATGATGACCCTAGATTTGATATTGCCATTCTAGAGGATGGTACCAGTTATGGACCTGGAGATGCGTTTGAATTTCCTTGCCCTGGATGTGGAGGTGGACCGGTATGGTATAAGTTTTCACAGTTGTATGATGAAGAAAGTGTTTCAGAGAACAGTAGTGTGAACGTTAGGATTATGAGATATGCAGATATTATCTTAATGCAAGCTGAAGTTGAATTGAATTTGGGGAACAATACAGGTGCTGTGGATTTACTCAATCAGATAAGAGATCGCGCCGAGATGCCAAGATATGGAACCGCCACTATGGATGCCCGTGGTTATCCCGTAAATACAACAGAACAAATCTTTGATGCCATTGTTCACGAAAGATTTGTTGAACTCTGTGCAGAACAAGTGCGATTTGATGATTTGATAAGATGGAATTTGGATGATCAAGAACTTTCCATTTTCCCAGATCAAAATTTCAATAACCCTGATGAATCCCTCAGAACAGTAAGAGTATATGATCCAACTGTCCATAGGGTAATGCCCATACCACAAAATGAAATAGACAGTAACACGGAAATTGGACAAGGAGACCAGAATCCTGGATATTAA
- a CDS encoding SusC/RagA family TonB-linked outer membrane protein, with protein sequence MKLKKLFFILFLVVTGQAIGQLVTGTVTADGPLPGASVFVKGTQIGVVTDFDGKYTLDKVKNGDILVFSYIGFKAREVTYTGQEEINVELVEDLVSLDEVVIVTYGTQRNTPVSVVKAEALSEFPTTDIGQALQGRAAGVNITNGGSPGSQTLVQIRGVNTFGDGTPLYVVDGVFTNSINSIDLGSIEKIDVLKDAASLAVYGSRGTNGVILISTKKGREGKASFKVEASSGIQQFNRRYDLLNTEQYIQFLREVNALAGQNGGPDFPVERINENPLFDGNGVDTNWQDAYFQTAPMYNINGNVNGGSERAKFNLGFSHLDQEGVFIETGFTRTTLNVNTDANISNWLDIGQTLSLAHSRTRFPEREGGRDPLQNIIGQAPYVPIITENGLFGGTNSSDLNDSRNQIRIQDNQDNLTRFSSAIGSIYAKFKLAKGLSFRSQYGLDANLLLQDNQIRAYAEDGGRFANPTNFISKTRQTITQQVFTNTLAYDRDFDKHSINLSAVAEQAQIRLESTSISDNNELSSEIPEAFSPNARATSFSVPENLNSILFLGGYEFDNRYSISGSGRRDTSSRFAPENASEWFFSGALGWNVSNEPWFDVDAINSLKLRASYGETGNNRTGNSVNQFLPTLGLNLPTSLDDETSSGISPNNAANPDLRWETQIKQNYGLNMGFLNDQIQFGVDYFKNRSEDLLIPVELPASSGIPGNSSTGSTVIRNVGVVEVDGLEFTLGYNDYEGEFKWNFWANLTTSESIVESLGTSGEPIERATLNPPFDSALNRLAVNEAPFHFFGLVADGVFSTQEQIDAELPNNNTSAVPVQPGDVRFIDISGDGLIDLEDRAVIGDPNPDFTYAINFRAEYNGWDFDILFNGVQGVDAFNSNIFYLEGLDNGLNYGTRIIRRWQNPGDITDIPRFRFGSNINNAVSSRYVEDASYLRLRNVTVGYTFPNALINKSGNGIIKKMRLYVQGQNLLTFTNYTGLDPEIAPFYNAQGLVDGLGIDRSAQPRPITVLSGIQIEF encoded by the coding sequence ATGAAGCTAAAGAAGTTATTTTTTATTCTTTTCTTGGTCGTAACGGGTCAAGCAATAGGGCAATTGGTTACGGGAACAGTTACTGCTGATGGGCCCTTGCCCGGAGCATCTGTTTTTGTAAAGGGAACTCAAATAGGTGTGGTAACCGATTTTGATGGTAAGTACACACTTGATAAGGTAAAAAACGGGGATATTTTAGTGTTTTCGTACATAGGTTTCAAAGCCAGAGAAGTCACTTATACGGGTCAAGAAGAAATAAATGTTGAACTTGTTGAAGACTTGGTCAGTTTGGATGAGGTGGTTATTGTAACCTATGGAACACAAAGGAACACACCAGTTTCCGTAGTAAAGGCTGAAGCCTTGAGTGAGTTTCCTACTACAGATATTGGTCAGGCTTTACAAGGTAGGGCTGCTGGTGTCAATATTACAAATGGAGGTTCGCCGGGATCCCAAACTTTAGTTCAGATTCGCGGTGTGAACACTTTTGGAGACGGCACTCCGCTTTATGTGGTAGATGGAGTTTTTACCAACAGCATCAACAGTATTGATTTAGGAAGTATCGAAAAGATTGACGTTTTGAAAGACGCTGCTTCCCTTGCCGTTTACGGTTCAAGAGGTACAAATGGTGTTATTCTCATCTCCACAAAGAAGGGTAGGGAGGGCAAAGCTTCGTTTAAAGTAGAAGCATCTTCAGGAATTCAACAATTTAACAGACGGTACGATCTTCTAAACACGGAACAGTACATTCAGTTTTTAAGAGAAGTTAATGCATTGGCGGGTCAAAATGGTGGACCTGACTTTCCTGTGGAGAGGATTAATGAAAACCCTCTGTTTGATGGTAATGGTGTGGATACGAATTGGCAAGACGCTTATTTTCAAACGGCACCTATGTATAATATAAACGGTAATGTAAATGGCGGAAGTGAAAGAGCGAAGTTTAATTTAGGTTTTTCCCATCTAGACCAGGAGGGTGTATTTATAGAAACAGGTTTTACACGTACAACGTTAAATGTAAATACAGATGCCAATATTTCCAATTGGCTGGATATTGGACAAACACTTTCTTTAGCCCACAGTAGAACGAGATTTCCAGAGCGCGAAGGGGGTAGAGATCCCTTGCAGAATATTATAGGTCAGGCTCCTTATGTTCCAATAATTACGGAGAACGGTCTTTTCGGTGGCACTAATTCAAGTGATTTAAACGATTCCAGAAATCAAATCAGAATACAGGATAACCAAGATAACCTAACAAGATTTTCTTCTGCTATTGGAAGTATTTATGCAAAATTCAAATTGGCCAAAGGACTTTCATTTAGGTCTCAATATGGTTTAGATGCCAATTTATTGCTTCAAGATAATCAAATAAGGGCCTACGCGGAAGATGGAGGCAGGTTTGCAAATCCAACCAATTTTATCAGTAAAACAAGACAAACGATAACACAACAGGTTTTTACCAATACCTTGGCTTATGATAGGGATTTTGACAAACACTCCATCAATTTGTCTGCTGTGGCTGAACAAGCGCAGATACGTTTAGAATCTACATCTATATCGGATAACAATGAACTATCTTCAGAAATACCCGAAGCTTTTTCTCCGAATGCGAGAGCTACCTCATTCTCAGTTCCAGAAAATCTTAATTCCATTCTTTTCCTTGGTGGTTACGAGTTTGATAACCGATACTCCATAAGCGGCTCAGGAAGACGTGATACTTCATCAAGATTTGCACCTGAAAATGCATCGGAATGGTTTTTTTCAGGAGCATTGGGGTGGAATGTTTCCAATGAACCTTGGTTCGATGTAGATGCCATAAATAGTTTAAAATTAAGAGCAAGTTATGGGGAAACAGGTAATAACAGAACAGGGAATTCCGTCAACCAGTTTCTACCAACACTTGGCTTAAACCTACCTACTTCTTTAGATGATGAAACGTCATCTGGGATTAGTCCAAATAACGCTGCAAATCCCGATTTGAGGTGGGAAACACAGATCAAGCAGAACTATGGCCTAAATATGGGGTTCTTGAATGATCAGATTCAGTTTGGCGTAGATTATTTTAAAAACCGAAGTGAAGATCTTTTAATACCGGTTGAACTGCCTGCCTCATCTGGAATTCCGGGAAACTCTAGTACTGGATCTACAGTAATTAGAAATGTGGGCGTGGTAGAAGTAGATGGCTTGGAGTTTACTTTGGGCTACAATGATTATGAAGGTGAATTTAAATGGAACTTTTGGGCAAATTTGACTACCTCCGAAAGTATCGTGGAGAGCCTCGGAACTTCTGGGGAACCCATAGAAAGGGCTACGTTGAACCCTCCTTTTGATTCAGCATTGAATAGATTGGCCGTAAATGAGGCACCTTTTCACTTTTTCGGTCTGGTAGCTGATGGCGTTTTTTCTACCCAAGAACAAATAGATGCCGAACTACCAAATAATAATACTTCAGCGGTACCTGTTCAACCTGGTGATGTAAGGTTCATAGACATTAGTGGAGATGGCCTAATTGATTTGGAGGATAGAGCTGTTATTGGAGATCCCAATCCAGATTTCACGTATGCCATCAACTTTAGGGCAGAGTATAATGGCTGGGACTTTGACATTTTGTTCAATGGCGTACAAGGTGTAGATGCATTTAATAGTAACATATTTTATTTGGAAGGACTGGATAACGGCCTAAACTATGGAACACGAATTATACGCAGATGGCAAAATCCAGGAGATATCACTGACATACCTCGGTTTCGGTTTGGATCTAACATTAACAATGCGGTATCTTCAAGATACGTGGAAGATGCTTCTTACCTAAGACTTAGAAATGTTACTGTTGGATATACTTTTCCAAATGCATTAATCAATAAATCTGGGAATGGCATTATAAAAAAGATGCGCTTGTATGTTCAAGGACAGAACTTGCTGACATTTACCAACTATACAGGACTAGATCCTGAAATAGCTCCATTTTACAATGCACAAGGGTTGGTAGATGGTTTGGGAATCGATAGAAGTGCCCAACCAAGACCAATTACCGTGTTAAGTGGTATTCAAATAGAATTTTAG